Proteins encoded by one window of Haematobia irritans isolate KBUSLIRL chromosome 2, ASM5000362v1, whole genome shotgun sequence:
- the LOC142226288 gene encoding trans-1,2-dihydrobenzene-1,2-diol dehydrogenase-like, with amino-acid sequence MPSPLRWGIVSAGKISHDFCVALSTLPFDEHQVTAIAARDLKRAEEFAKIHEIPKAFGSYSELAEYSDIDIVYVGALNPQHFEICMLMLEHGKHILCEKPLCMNHKQAKKLIQYAEIKKLFLMEAVWSRFFPAYQYVRKQIASGVLGEIQEVDVQFGFELEQVERMKKNNLGGGTILDLGIYTIQLSQWAFQEPPQQIIAKGTINEEGVDMDVETQLIYSGNRKSKMHTSAKTLLDNKAVIKGTKGQITLLQFWCPTKLIDIDGQEKEWVLPKGKYSTNFPNSEGLRYEAEAARQSILDGKLQNEYVSHNDSLLFAHIEDEIRKQVGVIYAEDKV; translated from the exons ATGCCAAGTCCTTTGCGATGGGGTATTGTTTCCGCCGGAAAAATAAGCCATGACTTTTGTGTGGCTCTATCTACTTTACCGTTCGATGAGCATCAAGTGACTGCTATTGCGGCCAGAGATCTCAAAAGGGCTGAAGAATTTGCCAAAATCCACGAAATACCAAAAGCATTTGGAAGCTATTCAGAGTTGGCAGAATATTCTGATATAG atATCGTCTATGTGGGGGCATTAAATCCACAACATTTTGAAATATGTATGCTAATGCTGGAACATGGTAAACATATTTTATGCGAAAAACCATTGTGTATGAATCATAAACAAGCAAAGAAATTAATACAATATGCTGAAATTAAGAAACTATTTCTAATGGAAGCTGTTTGGTCACGTTTCTTCCCAGCCTATCAGTATGTTCGAAAACAAATTGCAAGCGGTGTATTGGGAGAAATTCAAGAAGTTGATGTTCAATTCGGATTTGAACTCGAACAAGTCGAGAGAATGaa GAAAAATAATTTAGGAGGAGGCACTATATTGGATTTGGGAATCTATACCATACAACTTTCACAATGGGCATTCCAAGAGCCTCCTCAACAAATAATTGCCAAAGGTACTATCAATGAAGAAGGTGTCGATATGGATGTTGAAACACAGCTTATATATTCTGGAAATCGGAAATCGAAGATGCATACAAGTGCTAAAACTTTGTTGGATAATAAAGCGGTTATTAAAGGAACAAAAGGACAAATTACG CTTCTCCAATTTTGGTGTCCCACAAAATTAATCGATATTGATGGCCAAGAAAAGGAATGGGTTCTACCAAAAGGCAAATACTCCACTAATTTTCCGAATTCAGAAGGTTTACGCTATGAAGCTGAGGCTGCTCGTCAATCAATTTTGGATGGAAAGTTGCAAAATGAATATGTTTCACATAATGATAGCCTTCTATTTGCCCATATAGAAGATGAGATTCGCAAGCAAGTTGGCGTAATATATGCTGaagataaagtataa
- the LOC142226289 gene encoding transcription termination factor 4, mitochondrial, with protein sequence MFRNIITKCRQCVPNTNGIGQIRYLTKADTTGGIDLQSQENGQELQDVHIQDALKIQPLLESVSPQMWHKAHATFANHGLDTTNFLRIVTGNPKVLTRSPQKIIETLECWRSCQFGEYFLFLLISKYPALMDVNDKRRLLKQIAFLRSYVGTSKNVWKLLMNCPTLIEQSTESIKAKIVYMNEIMRIEVPEIVKSEALSKSLDDIKCRHVFLERLALFKPRPLKADPNEPSKNPRLYKITDTSDKSFATKVCHVSLAEFEAFKELYARELERKRKEEDDEEEEDDMDDVYDDNIESK encoded by the exons ATGTTTAGGAATATTATTACCAAGTGCCGACAATGCGTTCCAAATACAAAT gGCATAGGACAGATTCGTTATTTAACAAAAGCTGATACAACTGGAGGAATTGACCTGCAATCTCAAGAAAACGGACAAGAACTACAAGATGTACATATCCAAGACGCTTTAAAAATTCAGCCACTTCTAGAATCAGTATCTCCACAAATGTGGCACAAGGCACATGCAACGTTTGCAAATCATGGATTGGATACAACGAACTTTCTAAGAATTGTCACAGGCAACCCAAAAGTTCTCACCCGATCGccacaaaaaataatagaaacatTAGAGTGTTGGCGTTCCTGTCAATTTGGCGAATATTTTCTATTCCTTCTTATTTCAAAATACCCTGCGTTAATGGATGTCAACGATAAGAGAAGGTTGCTAAAACAAATTGCATTTCTTCGAAGTTACGTCGGCACTAGTAAAAATGTGTGGAAACTTCTGATGAATTGCCCAACACTAATTGAGCAGTCTACTGAGTCAATAAAggccaaaattgtttatatgaaTGAAATAATGCGAATAGAAGTTCCAGAAATAGTGAAATCTGAAGctttatcaaaatctttggatgataTTAAATGTAGACATGTCTTTCTAGAACGTTTAGCTTTGTTTAAACCACGTCCTCTCAAAGCTGATCCAAATGAACCCAGTAAAAATCCACGACTATATAAAATTACCGATACATCAGATAAATCATTTGCCACAAAAGTGTGTCATGTCTCATTGGCAGAATTTGAGGCATTTAAAGAGTTATATGCTCGCGAATTGGAGAGAAAGCGCAAGGAGGAGGATGATGAAGAAGAAGAGGATGACATGGATGATGTTTAtgacgataatatagaatcaaaataa